The proteins below are encoded in one region of Sideroxydans lithotrophicus ES-1:
- a CDS encoding adenylate/guanylate cyclase domain-containing protein produces MTELINRLIDRIDNAATLPEDPPPVRLQKTLLIFLNAAGFLLVPWGAWYLFDNGMALPAQVVLGYSVLSAVALAHLLATKRVSIASALQLVGLLLVPVILQWTMGGFVASGAIVLWSLLAPLCALVFLGTRLAVWWFAVFALLVLVAAARDIANGVTQQQVLLYCENVLLVSAIAFISLRFFVVERDKAQAALQREQARSESLLLNILPPPIAERLKAGSQTIADGYAEATILFADLVGFTKMSTTVSPERLVVMLNSLFSRFDELSGRFGVEKIKTIGDAYMACAGVPVARPDHAEAVVDMALAMREALQEHNREFGSNLQIRIGINTGPVVAGVIGLKKFIYDLWGDTVNLASRMESNGVPNRVQVSMATWEKLRDKYDFEPRGVLDVKGIGLVEAYLLIGKKT; encoded by the coding sequence ATGACTGAACTGATCAACCGCCTGATCGACCGCATCGACAATGCGGCCACCCTCCCCGAGGACCCTCCTCCCGTTCGTCTGCAAAAGACGCTGCTCATCTTCCTCAATGCAGCCGGATTCCTGCTTGTGCCTTGGGGCGCGTGGTATCTGTTCGACAACGGCATGGCGCTGCCGGCGCAGGTGGTGCTGGGCTACTCCGTACTGTCCGCTGTCGCCTTGGCGCACCTGCTTGCGACCAAGCGCGTCTCCATCGCATCGGCCTTGCAGCTGGTCGGCCTGCTGTTGGTGCCGGTAATCCTCCAGTGGACCATGGGCGGATTCGTCGCTTCCGGCGCCATCGTGCTGTGGTCGCTGCTCGCGCCGTTGTGTGCGCTGGTGTTCCTCGGCACCCGCCTGGCCGTGTGGTGGTTCGCCGTCTTCGCCCTGCTGGTGCTGGTCGCCGCTGCACGCGACATCGCCAATGGCGTCACGCAACAGCAGGTCCTGCTGTATTGCGAGAACGTGCTGCTGGTCTCTGCCATCGCTTTCATCTCGCTGCGTTTCTTCGTAGTCGAACGCGACAAGGCGCAAGCTGCGCTGCAGCGTGAACAGGCGCGCTCGGAAAGCCTGCTGCTCAACATCCTGCCGCCACCTATCGCCGAGCGCCTGAAGGCAGGCAGCCAGACCATAGCCGACGGATATGCCGAGGCCACCATCCTGTTCGCCGACCTCGTCGGCTTCACCAAGATGTCGACCACGGTCAGCCCGGAACGTCTGGTGGTCATGCTGAACAGCCTGTTCTCGCGCTTCGATGAATTGTCGGGCCGCTTCGGCGTGGAAAAGATCAAGACCATCGGCGACGCCTACATGGCCTGTGCCGGTGTTCCGGTGGCAAGGCCGGACCATGCGGAAGCCGTCGTCGACATGGCCCTGGCCATGCGTGAAGCACTGCAGGAACACAACCGCGAATTCGGCAGCAACCTGCAGATACGCATCGGCATCAACACCGGCCCGGTCGTTGCCGGCGTGATCGGCCTGAAGAAATTCATCTATGACCTTTGGGGCGATACGGTGAATCTCGCCAGCCGCATGGAATCGAACGGTGTGCCGAACCGGGTGCAGGTCAGCATGGCAACCTGGGAGAAGCTGCGCGACAAATATGATTTCGAGCCCCGCGGTGTCCTCGATGTCAAAGGCATCGGGCTGGTCGAGGCATACCTGCTCATCGGCAAGAAGACCTGA
- a CDS encoding GNAT family N-acetyltransferase — protein MNRPQRFAIVYSPASARSVSRYVTRGFFSPRELPQAFARMLLTGEFGLFVGIPVVLLLAARLLSSHETPSLLLTMVAVVWLLAGLIRISRYGPSSGIGCYVINDDGSQGQLVGGLRMRFQRRARRLWIAGLLVEPSWRGAGIGTALMLAAFRVAQKRVSNGPVTISVFAPSHPASKAIIEKQLGGKQTITVTEPPAEELNSTIGQLEKALQRSPSTFDWLLSDAAVKM, from the coding sequence ATGAATCGCCCCCAGCGCTTCGCCATCGTCTACTCCCCCGCCTCGGCAAGATCCGTATCGCGCTATGTCACGCGCGGCTTCTTCAGCCCGCGCGAATTGCCGCAGGCCTTTGCCCGCATGCTGCTGACGGGAGAGTTCGGCCTCTTCGTCGGCATACCTGTCGTCCTGCTGCTCGCAGCAAGATTGCTGTCCAGTCACGAAACCCCATCTTTGCTCCTGACCATGGTCGCCGTCGTCTGGCTCCTCGCCGGCTTGATACGGATCAGCCGCTATGGACCAAGCAGCGGTATCGGTTGCTATGTGATCAACGATGACGGTTCGCAGGGACAACTCGTCGGCGGGCTGCGCATGCGCTTCCAGCGCAGAGCACGCAGACTATGGATAGCCGGCTTGCTGGTGGAGCCATCCTGGCGCGGTGCCGGCATCGGCACTGCGCTCATGCTGGCCGCCTTTCGTGTGGCACAGAAGCGGGTGTCGAATGGCCCGGTGACGATCTCGGTATTTGCCCCCAGCCATCCCGCTTCGAAGGCGATCATCGAAAAGCAGCTCGGTGGAAAACAAACGATAACAGTGACCGAACCGCCCGCGGAGGAACTGAACAGCACGATCGGGCAATTGGAGAAGGCATTGCAAAGATCGCCATCGACATTTGACTGGCTGTTGTCCGATGCGGCTGTAAAGATGTGA
- a CDS encoding DUF484 family protein has protein sequence MTDPQAEIQLLRRQMQSLMDEARLNEKKWRRFEQFEKQLIATRSLPELIRVILEDYKTACETDAVTLVLCDPEREIRRILERSQQGSAEVPGLVLMEKLDAHHTKPAPYLGPFDAEMERAIFDPWPTGCQSMILLPLMRQDELIGSLNMASSTAERFTADSSTDFIERLANIFSICLENSLNHERLKLVGLTDPLTGIYNRRYLETRCQEEAAHVRRYRSPLSCMFLDIDKFKRINDSFGHNIGDKILCSVTAQIKSQLRSNDVLARYGGEEFVVLLPQTGIRGACDIAERIRRTVAEQAFQIGREDELKVTISIGVAQAPVDADGDERTVAHQLLAAADEALYLAKESGRNKVVSDHNRPASLVAKRSLISFLGFNSA, from the coding sequence ATGACTGACCCTCAAGCCGAGATCCAGCTCCTGCGCAGACAGATGCAATCGCTGATGGACGAGGCTCGCCTGAACGAAAAGAAATGGCGCCGCTTCGAGCAGTTCGAGAAACAGCTCATCGCCACGCGCAGCTTGCCGGAACTCATCCGGGTGATACTCGAAGACTACAAGACCGCCTGCGAGACCGATGCAGTGACGCTGGTGCTGTGCGACCCGGAGCGCGAGATCAGGCGCATCCTCGAAAGATCGCAACAAGGCAGCGCCGAAGTGCCAGGACTGGTGCTGATGGAAAAGCTCGATGCACATCACACCAAGCCGGCGCCTTACCTCGGCCCCTTCGATGCCGAAATGGAGCGCGCCATATTCGACCCGTGGCCGACCGGTTGCCAGTCGATGATATTGCTGCCGCTGATGCGGCAGGACGAATTGATCGGCAGCCTGAACATGGCGAGCAGCACGGCGGAACGTTTCACCGCCGACAGCAGCACCGATTTCATCGAGCGGCTGGCGAACATCTTCTCCATCTGCCTGGAAAATTCGCTCAACCATGAACGCCTCAAACTGGTCGGTCTCACCGACCCGCTCACCGGCATCTACAACCGCCGCTATCTGGAGACACGCTGCCAGGAAGAAGCCGCACACGTGCGGCGCTATCGCAGCCCGCTGAGCTGCATGTTCCTCGACATCGACAAGTTCAAGCGCATCAACGACAGCTTCGGCCACAACATCGGCGACAAGATACTGTGCAGCGTCACCGCACAGATCAAATCGCAATTGCGCAGCAACGATGTGCTGGCCCGCTACGGCGGCGAAGAGTTCGTCGTGCTGTTGCCGCAGACCGGGATCAGAGGCGCATGCGACATCGCCGAACGCATCCGCCGCACGGTCGCCGAACAGGCATTCCAGATCGGCAGGGAGGATGAGCTGAAGGTGACGATCTCCATCGGCGTCGCCCAGGCGCCCGTCGATGCGGATGGCGACGAGCGGACCGTGGCGCACCAGCTGCTTGCGGCGGCGGATGAAGCGCTATACCTGGCAAAGGAAAGCGGCCGCAACAAAGTGGTCAGCGACCACAACCGCCCGGCGTCGCTCGTCGCAAAACGCAGCCTGATCAGCTTCCTCGGTTTCAATTCGGCCTGA
- a CDS encoding DesA family fatty acid desaturase — protein MQFNLLHLAWWGDVLVTLMLTHITIAAVTIYLHRHQSHRSLELHPLTSHFFRFWLWLTTGQVTREWVAIHRKHHVMCETADDPHSPNVYGIYGVLFGGSELYRKEAKNIATLETYGHGTPDDWIERHVYTKHQYFGIAIMLVVDVVLFGPIGITIWAVQMLWIPFFAAGVINGAGHYWGYRSFVTNDTSCNIVGWGVLIGGEELHNNHHAYSASAKLSVRWWEFDIGWMYIRVLSILRLARVRKIAPRLIIDPAKVQCDTETLQSIVYHHYEVMGRFARSLRETAINEVRRLLSTHAIQAKKARGMRGAIKHWLKLDENYLPEKERLALMQAVQSSTVFQTIYTMRQELAALANRSHESRELLVQQLESWCRRAEESGINALREFSLQLRSYSH, from the coding sequence ATGCAATTCAATCTACTTCATCTGGCCTGGTGGGGCGACGTGCTGGTCACCCTGATGCTCACCCACATCACGATCGCAGCAGTGACGATCTATCTGCACAGACACCAGTCGCACCGCTCCCTCGAACTGCATCCGCTTACCAGTCACTTCTTCAGGTTCTGGCTATGGCTCACCACCGGCCAGGTCACCAGGGAATGGGTGGCGATACACCGCAAACATCACGTCATGTGCGAAACAGCGGACGATCCGCATAGCCCCAATGTGTACGGGATTTATGGCGTGCTGTTCGGCGGTTCCGAGTTGTACCGCAAAGAGGCGAAGAACATCGCCACGCTGGAGACCTATGGGCACGGCACGCCGGACGACTGGATCGAACGCCATGTCTACACGAAGCACCAGTATTTCGGCATAGCGATCATGTTGGTGGTGGATGTGGTCCTGTTCGGTCCGATCGGGATCACCATTTGGGCGGTGCAGATGCTGTGGATCCCGTTCTTTGCCGCTGGCGTCATCAACGGCGCCGGACATTACTGGGGCTATCGCAGCTTCGTGACCAACGACACGTCGTGCAATATCGTCGGCTGGGGTGTGCTGATCGGAGGAGAAGAGCTGCACAACAACCACCATGCCTATAGCGCATCGGCCAAGCTTTCTGTCCGGTGGTGGGAGTTCGACATCGGCTGGATGTATATCCGCGTCCTGTCGATACTGCGCCTGGCCAGAGTGAGAAAGATCGCCCCCAGACTCATCATCGATCCAGCCAAGGTCCAGTGCGATACGGAAACGCTGCAGTCCATCGTCTATCATCATTACGAGGTGATGGGCAGGTTCGCCAGATCGTTGCGGGAAACGGCGATCAACGAGGTGCGCAGACTGCTGAGCACGCATGCGATCCAGGCGAAGAAAGCCAGAGGAATGCGCGGCGCGATCAAACACTGGCTCAAGCTGGATGAGAACTATCTGCCCGAAAAGGAGCGCCTGGCGTTGATGCAGGCGGTGCAATCCAGCACTGTGTTCCAGACCATCTACACGATGCGCCAGGAACTGGCCGCATTGGCGAACAGGTCCCACGAGTCCAGGGAACTGCTTGTGCAGCAGCTGGAGAGCTGGTGCCGGCGTGCGGAGGAAAGCGGCATCAATGCACTACGGGAGTTCTCTTTGCAACTCCGCAGTTATAGCCACTAG
- a CDS encoding Tex family protein yields the protein MLPSIEQRLAAEIAAKPAQIAAAIALLDEGATVPFISRYRKEATGGLDDTQLRLLEERLRYLRELEERRAAIIASITEQGKMTPELLKAVSLATDKTHLEDLYLPYKPKRRTKAQIALEAGLEPLADALLANPLLNPEEEAAKYLREPFTSAAGDNNPGVADAKAALDGARQILMERFAEDAGLLQSLREYVQEHGVVQSKVIEGKNDAAEKYADYFDYSESINTIPSHRALAVFRGRREEMLDVQLRLDSEEEKPTWASPHNPCEMRIASRFGIKNMDRPADRWLNDSVRWTWRVKMFMHLETELMGALRSKAETEAINVFARNLKALLLAAPAGPRVTMGLDPGIRTGVKVAVVDETGKVVDTATIYPHQPRNDWDGSLHTLSQLAEKHRVSVISIGNGTASRETDKLARDLIKLRPELNMTSIVVSEAGASVYSASEFASRELPELDVSLRGAVSIARRLQDPLAELVKIDPKSIGVGQYQHDVSQVQLARSLDAVVEDCVNAVGVDVNTASVPLLARVSGLTSSVAQAIVNHRDLKGRFGTRAELREVPRLGDKTFEQAAGFLRIMGGNDPLDASAVHPESYPLVQTILEDIKQDIKGVIGNGGLLKSLNPSKYANEQFGVPTITDILKELEKPGRDPRPEFTTASFREGVEELKDLEPGMILEGVVTNVAAFGAFVDIGVHQDGLVHISALADKFVKDPHSVVKAGQIVKVKVLEVDVKRKRVSLTMRLTDAAGQAGGKPEAQREQRDNRGQGKPAGGKPNRAPANEPVSAMAAAFAKLKG from the coding sequence ATGCTCCCATCCATCGAACAACGCCTTGCCGCCGAGATCGCGGCCAAACCTGCTCAGATCGCTGCCGCCATCGCCCTGCTGGACGAAGGCGCAACCGTGCCATTCATCTCGCGCTATCGCAAAGAGGCGACGGGCGGGCTGGATGATACGCAGTTGCGCTTGCTGGAGGAGCGGCTGCGTTATCTGCGCGAGCTGGAAGAGCGCCGCGCGGCCATCATTGCCTCGATCACCGAGCAGGGCAAGATGACGCCGGAGTTGTTGAAGGCGGTCTCGCTGGCCACCGACAAGACGCATCTGGAAGACTTGTATCTGCCGTACAAGCCGAAGCGCCGCACCAAGGCGCAGATCGCGTTGGAGGCGGGGCTGGAGCCATTGGCAGATGCGCTGCTGGCGAATCCGCTGTTGAATCCGGAAGAGGAGGCGGCCAAATATCTGCGCGAACCATTCACCAGCGCGGCGGGCGACAACAACCCCGGCGTGGCGGATGCCAAGGCGGCACTGGATGGCGCGCGGCAGATATTGATGGAGCGCTTTGCCGAAGATGCGGGCCTGCTGCAGTCGCTGCGCGAATATGTGCAGGAGCACGGTGTGGTGCAATCGAAGGTAATCGAAGGCAAGAACGATGCGGCGGAAAAGTATGCCGACTATTTCGATTATTCCGAATCCATCAACACCATTCCCTCGCACCGCGCGCTGGCGGTGTTCCGCGGCCGCCGCGAAGAGATGCTGGATGTGCAACTACGCCTGGATAGCGAAGAAGAGAAACCGACTTGGGCTTCGCCGCACAACCCGTGCGAGATGCGCATCGCCAGCCGCTTCGGCATCAAGAACATGGACCGGCCCGCCGACCGCTGGCTGAACGACAGCGTGCGCTGGACCTGGCGCGTGAAGATGTTCATGCATCTGGAGACCGAACTGATGGGCGCGTTGCGCAGCAAGGCCGAGACCGAAGCCATCAACGTGTTCGCCCGCAATCTGAAAGCGCTGTTGCTGGCCGCACCGGCCGGGCCGCGCGTGACTATGGGGCTGGACCCCGGCATCCGCACCGGCGTGAAAGTGGCGGTGGTGGACGAGACTGGCAAGGTGGTGGATACCGCTACTATCTATCCGCACCAGCCGCGCAATGATTGGGATGGGTCGCTGCATACGCTGTCGCAGCTGGCCGAGAAGCACCGCGTATCGGTCATCTCCATCGGCAACGGCACCGCCTCGCGCGAGACCGACAAGCTGGCGCGCGACCTGATCAAGCTGCGCCCCGAATTGAACATGACCAGCATCGTCGTTTCCGAAGCGGGCGCGTCGGTGTATTCCGCTTCCGAATTCGCCTCGCGCGAACTGCCCGAGCTGGATGTGAGCTTGCGCGGCGCGGTGTCCATCGCGCGCCGCCTGCAAGACCCGCTGGCTGAGCTGGTGAAGATCGATCCCAAGTCGATTGGTGTCGGCCAATACCAGCACGACGTGAGCCAGGTGCAACTGGCGCGCTCGCTCGATGCGGTGGTGGAAGACTGCGTGAACGCGGTGGGCGTGGATGTAAACACGGCCTCGGTGCCTTTGCTGGCGCGCGTCTCGGGCCTGACCAGCAGCGTGGCGCAAGCCATCGTGAACCACCGCGACCTGAAAGGCCGCTTCGGTACCCGCGCCGAACTGCGCGAAGTGCCGCGCCTGGGCGACAAGACCTTCGAGCAGGCGGCGGGCTTCCTGCGCATCATGGGCGGCAACGACCCGCTCGATGCCTCGGCAGTGCACCCCGAATCGTATCCGCTGGTGCAAACGATCCTCGAAGACATCAAGCAGGACATCAAGGGCGTGATCGGTAACGGCGGTTTGCTGAAGTCGCTGAACCCTTCCAAGTATGCGAACGAGCAATTCGGCGTGCCGACCATCACGGATATTCTGAAAGAGCTGGAGAAACCGGGCCGCGACCCGCGACCCGAGTTCACCACCGCAAGTTTCCGCGAAGGCGTGGAAGAGCTGAAGGACCTGGAGCCGGGCATGATCCTCGAAGGCGTGGTCACCAACGTGGCGGCGTTCGGCGCGTTCGTGGATATTGGCGTGCATCAGGATGGGCTGGTGCACATCTCGGCGCTGGCCGACAAGTTCGTCAAGGACCCGCACAGCGTGGTCAAGGCCGGGCAGATCGTTAAGGTGAAGGTGCTGGAGGTGGACGTGAAGCGCAAGCGCGTTTCGCTGACCATGCGCCTGACGGATGCGGCGGGGCAGGCGGGCGGCAAGCCGGAAGCCCAGCGTGAACAGCGGGATAACAGAGGGCAGGGCAAACCTGCAGGCGGCAAGCCGAACCGCGCACCGGCGAATGAGCCGGTGAGTGCGATGGCGGCGGCGTTCGCCAAGCTGAAGGGCTGA
- a CDS encoding helix-turn-helix domain-containing protein → MRATQTQFDIKAIQSSWQKFDTMAQLRPIHNEKSYVRMTALMNSLLDVAGDDEDHPLSSLLDLVSDMVAKYEQERYAIEPADPKDALRFLMESRDLKQDALSEIVPQSNLSAILAGKRKISAPLAGKLGKFFGVSPALFIPH, encoded by the coding sequence ATGCGCGCGACACAAACTCAATTCGACATCAAGGCCATTCAATCTTCCTGGCAGAAGTTCGACACGATGGCGCAGCTTCGTCCTATTCATAACGAGAAGAGCTACGTACGCATGACTGCACTGATGAATTCATTGTTGGATGTAGCAGGCGATGATGAAGACCACCCTCTGTCCAGCTTGCTTGATCTGGTGAGCGACATGGTCGCCAAATATGAGCAGGAGCGTTACGCAATCGAGCCAGCCGATCCCAAGGATGCGCTGCGTTTCCTGATGGAGTCGCGCGACCTGAAGCAGGACGCCTTATCCGAGATCGTGCCGCAGAGTAATTTGTCCGCGATCCTGGCTGGAAAAAGAAAAATCAGCGCACCCTTGGCCGGTAAATTGGGCAAGTTCTTCGGTGTTAGCCCGGCGCTGTTCATTCCTCACTAA
- a CDS encoding type II toxin-antitoxin system HigB family toxin produces MHIISIKMLREFWQKHPEAEGVLREWHSVVEHAEFSDFNHVRTMFNSADYVPPYTIFDVGGNNYRLVVIVRYRFKKVFVHKVMTHREYDDWNKLYRKGKG; encoded by the coding sequence GTGCACATCATCTCCATCAAAATGCTGCGTGAGTTCTGGCAGAAGCATCCGGAGGCTGAGGGTGTATTGCGTGAGTGGCATTCAGTGGTTGAACATGCTGAGTTCAGTGATTTCAATCATGTTCGGACGATGTTCAATTCTGCCGACTACGTGCCGCCTTATACGATATTTGATGTGGGCGGGAATAATTACCGCCTTGTGGTGATTGTGAGGTATCGGTTCAAGAAGGTTTTTGTGCACAAGGTGATGACACACCGCGAATACGACGATTGGAACAAGCTCTATCGGAAAGGCAAAGGTTAA